A genome region from Nicotiana tabacum cultivar K326 chromosome 13, ASM71507v2, whole genome shotgun sequence includes the following:
- the LOC107828640 gene encoding chlorophyll a-b binding protein 6A, chloroplastic, whose protein sequence is MASKALMSCGIAAVCPSVLSSSKSKFAVAVPVSAGATNGTSRFTMSAEWMPGQPRPSYLDGSAPGDFGFDPLGLGEVPSNLERYKESELIHCRWAMLAVPGILVPEALGLGNWVKAQEWAAIPGGQATYLGQPVPWGTLPTILAIEFLAIAFVEHQRSMEKDPEKKKYPGGAFDPLGYSKDPKKFEELKVKEIKNGRLALLAFVGFCVQQSAYPGTGPLENLATHLADPWHNNIGDVIIPRGILP, encoded by the exons atGGCTTCTAAAGCATTGATGAGCTGCGGAATAGCAGCTGTTTGTCCTTCTGTCCTCTCTTCTTCCAAGTCTAAATTTGCGGTCGCCGTGCCGGTGTCCGCCGGAGCTACCAATGGTACATCTAGGTTCACCATGTCCGCCGAGTGGATGCCCGGCCAGCCCCGCCCTTCCTACCTTGATGGTTCAGCTCCCGG AGACTTTGGATTTGATCCACTTGGTCTAGGAGAAGTACCATCAAACTTGGAGAGATACAAAGAGTCTGAACTCATTCACTGCAGATGGGCTATGCTTGCTgtc CCAGGAATTCTAGTTCCAGAGGCATTGGGCTTGGGCAACTGGGTCAAGGCCCAAGAATGGGCTGCCATTCCAGGAGGACAAGCTACATATTTGGGCCAGCCCGTTCCATGGGGCACTCTTCCTACAATTTTAGCCATTGAATTTTTAGCCATTGCTTTTGTAGAGCACCAAAGAAGTATGGAGAAGGACCCTGAGAAGAAGAAATACCCTGGTGGGGCTTTTGACCCATTGGGCTACTCTAAAGACCCTAAAAAGTTTGAGGAACTCAAAGTCAAGGAAATCAAAAATG GTCGGCTTGCGTTGTTGGCATTCGTGGGATTTTGTGTACAACAATCAGCATACCCAGGAACAGGACCATTGGAAAATTTGGCAACTCACTTAGCTGATCCATGGCACAACAACATTGGCGATGTTATTATCCCTAGAGGCATTTTGCCTTGA